In Salvelinus namaycush isolate Seneca chromosome 20, SaNama_1.0, whole genome shotgun sequence, the following proteins share a genomic window:
- the LOC120065318 gene encoding green-sensitive opsin-like isoform X1 has product MQNGTEGNNFYIPMSNRTGLVRSPFEYPQYYLADPWQFYLLAVYMFFLICFGFPINGLTLYVTATNKKLQQPLNFILVNLAAAGMIMVMFGFTITITSAVNGYFVFGPMGCAIEGFMATLGGQVALWSLVVLAIERYIVVCKPMGSFTFTTTHAGAGCAFTWVMAMACAAPPLVGWSRYIPEGMQCSCGPDYYTLAEGFNNESYVIYMFTCHFCVPVVTIFFTYGSLVLTVKAAAASQQDSASTQKAEKEVTRMCILMVCGFLIAWTPYASFAAWIFFNKGAAFTATAMAIPAFFSKSSAIFNPVIYVLMNKQFRSCMLAAVGISSGADDETSVSASKTEVSSVGPA; this is encoded by the exons ATGCAGAATGGCACTGAAGGAAACAACTTCTACATCCCCATGTCCAACAGGACTGGACTTGTAAGAAGTCCCTTTGAATACCCTCAGTACTACTTGGCAGATCCATGGCAATTCTATCTGCTTGCTGTCTACATGTTTTTCCTGATCTGTTTTGGATTCCCCATCAACGGTCTGACCTTGTATGTCACAGCCACAAACAAGAAGCTCCAGCAACCCCTCAACTTCATTCTGGTCAACTTGGCTGCAGCTGGAATGATCATGgtaatgtttggattcaccaTCACCATTACATCTGCTGTCAATGGCTACTTCGTCTTTGGACCTATGGGCTGTGCCATTGAGGGTTTCATGGCTACACTTGGAG GTCAGGTTGCTCTGTGGTCTCTGGTGGTGTTGGCCATTGAGAGATACATTGTGGTCTGCAAGCCCATGGGCAGCTTCACGTTCACTACCACCCACGCTGGTGCCGGATGTGCATTCACCTGGGTCATGGCAATGGCCTGTGCTGCCCCCCCATTGGTTGGCTGGTCTAG ATATATTCCTGAGGGCATGCAGTGCTCATGTGGACCTGATTACTACACCTTGGCTGAAGGCTTCAACAATGAATCATATGTGATCTACATGTTCACCTGCCACTTCTGTGTTCCTGTCGTCACCATCTTCTTCACGTATGGAAGCCTTGTCCTCACAGTCAAGGCG GCTGCAGCTTCCCAGCAGGACTCAGCATCTACCCAGAAAGCTGAGAAGGAAGTGACACGTATGTGCATCCTGATGGTTTGTGGTTTCCTGATTGCCTGGACCCCCTATGCCAGCTTTGCTGCCTGGATTTTCTTCAACAAAGGAGCTGCCTTTACAGCCACAGCCATGGCTATTCCAGCCTTCTTCTCAAAGAGCTCAGCCATCTTCAACCCAGTCATCTATGTGCTGATGAACAAACAG TTCCGTAGCTGCATGTTGGCTGCTGTAGGAATTAGTTCAGGAGCTGATGATGAGACCTCTGTGTCAGCAAGCAAGACAGAAGTGTCCTCTGTGGGCCCTGCATAA
- the LOC120065318 gene encoding green-sensitive opsin-4-like isoform X2: MQNGTEGNNFYIPMSNRTGLVRSPFEYPQYYLADPWQFYLLAVYMFFLICFGFPINGLTLYVTATNKKLQQPLNFILVNLAAAGMIMVMFGFTITITSAVNGYFVFGPMGCAIEGFMATLGGQVALWSLVVLAIERYIVVCKPMGSFTFTTTHAGAGCAFTWVMAMACAAPPLVGWSRYIPEGMQCSCGPDYYTLAEGFNNESYVIYMFTCHFCVPVVTIFFTYGSLVLTVKAAAASQQDSASTQKAEKEVTRMCILMVCGFLIAWTPYASFAAWIFFNKGAAFTATAMAIPAFFSKSSAIFNPVIYVLMNKQFRSCTLTTLFYGKNSMGDKGD, translated from the exons ATGCAGAATGGCACTGAAGGAAACAACTTCTACATCCCCATGTCCAACAGGACTGGACTTGTAAGAAGTCCCTTTGAATACCCTCAGTACTACTTGGCAGATCCATGGCAATTCTATCTGCTTGCTGTCTACATGTTTTTCCTGATCTGTTTTGGATTCCCCATCAACGGTCTGACCTTGTATGTCACAGCCACAAACAAGAAGCTCCAGCAACCCCTCAACTTCATTCTGGTCAACTTGGCTGCAGCTGGAATGATCATGgtaatgtttggattcaccaTCACCATTACATCTGCTGTCAATGGCTACTTCGTCTTTGGACCTATGGGCTGTGCCATTGAGGGTTTCATGGCTACACTTGGAG GTCAGGTTGCTCTGTGGTCTCTGGTGGTGTTGGCCATTGAGAGATACATTGTGGTCTGCAAGCCCATGGGCAGCTTCACGTTCACTACCACCCACGCTGGTGCCGGATGTGCATTCACCTGGGTCATGGCAATGGCCTGTGCTGCCCCCCCATTGGTTGGCTGGTCTAG ATATATTCCTGAGGGCATGCAGTGCTCATGTGGACCTGATTACTACACCTTGGCTGAAGGCTTCAACAATGAATCATATGTGATCTACATGTTCACCTGCCACTTCTGTGTTCCTGTCGTCACCATCTTCTTCACGTATGGAAGCCTTGTCCTCACAGTCAAGGCG GCTGCAGCTTCCCAGCAGGACTCAGCATCTACCCAGAAAGCTGAGAAGGAAGTGACACGTATGTGCATCCTGATGGTTTGTGGTTTCCTGATTGCCTGGACCCCCTATGCCAGCTTTGCTGCCTGGATTTTCTTCAACAAAGGAGCTGCCTTTACAGCCACAGCCATGGCTATTCCAGCCTTCTTCTCAAAGAGCTCAGCCATCTTCAACCCAGTCATCTATGTGCTGATGAACAAACAG TTCCGTAGCTGC ACCCTGACAACTTTGTTCTATGGCAAGAACTCAATGGGTGATAAGGGTGATTAA